One segment of Panicum virgatum strain AP13 chromosome 3K, P.virgatum_v5, whole genome shotgun sequence DNA contains the following:
- the LOC120700555 gene encoding G-type lectin S-receptor-like serine/threonine-protein kinase At2g19130, with protein sequence MVEPGVFQSAYGKLYLVSQEDRWLLSQLLDGMKSPAAPKPLTKSEQRLADVLAAPRGKLHPASVLLGGGDYSVRRRLGGHLKEAQWMGETVAVKHFVGDAEARGGDTLAAGEALAASDKLISRNGKFALGFFQFQQGPGTTSKSPNTTNTSSSLGWYLGIWFNKIPDFTTVWVANREKHITDRELKLAQLKISRDGNLVIMLSKASTESIIWSTTGIIFNSTNNTSAVLMNNGNLALIPENSSNEVPLWQSFDYPTDVGLPGAKIGRNKVTGFNHQFISKKSLIDPGLSSYSVQIDTNGVLLLRSWMPPFVVYWSWPSGKLAELVSALNALLDMDPRTKGLLKPTYVDNDKEVYFTYTLVDESTSVFVPIDITGQLKLKVWSQATESWQNIYAQPSDFCTTYAVCGPFTFCNGDKRLLEYEHMPNGSLDGHLFQSNAPVLSWSTRYQIAIGVARGLLYLHRSCRFIGRDYSRVLTTFRGTAGYLAPEWLSGVAITPKVDVYSFGMVLQEIISGRRNSPEVHSSNGYHGTYFPVQAISKLHEGDLQTLMDPKLQGDFNLHEAERVCRVACWCIHENEFDRPEMVEVVRALEGLQEFDIPQCQDYLL encoded by the exons ATGGTGGAGCCCGGGGTGTTCCAGAGCGCGTACGGCAAGCTATACCTGGTGTCCCAG GAGGACAGGTGGCTGCTGTCACAGCTGCTCGACGGGATGAAGTCCCCGGCGGCGCCGAAGCCTCTGACCAAGAGCGAGCAGCGGCTCGCCGACGTCCTGGCCGCGCCGCGGGGGAAGCTGCACCCGGCGTCCGTCCTGCTCGGGGGCGGCGACTacagcgtgcggcggcgcctcgGCGGCCACCTCAAGGAGGCGCAGTGGATGGGGGAGACCGTCGCGGTGAAGCATTTCGTCGGGGACGCCGAGGCAAGGGGGG GTGATACTCTTGCAGCAGGTGAAGCCCTTGCTGCTAGTGACAAGCTCATATCAAGAAATGGCAAGTTTGCGCTGGGCTTCTTCCAGTTCCAGCAGGGCCCTGGTACCACCAGTAAGTCTCCCAACACCACCaacacctcctcctccctcggctGGTACCTCGGCATATGGTTCAACAAAATACCAGATTTTACCACTGTCTGGGTAGCTAATAGGGAAAAGCACATCACTGACCGTGAGCTCAAACTAGCACAGCTCAAAATTTCAAGAGATGGCAATCTCGTCATCATGTTAAGCAAGGCCAGTACTGAATCCATAATCTGGTCCACAACTGGCATTATTTTCAATAGCACAAACAATACCAGTGCCGTTCTCATGAATAATGGAAACCTTGCCCTCATACCAGAAAACTCGTCTAATGAAGTACCGCTGTGGCAGAGCTTTGACTACCCAACGGATGTCGGGCTACCTGGTGCAAAGATAGGCCGAAATAAGGTCACTGGATTTAACCATCAGTTCATCTCAAAGAAAAGCCTGATTGATCCAGGTCTCAGCTCATACTCCGTCCAGATAGACACCAACGGGGTGTTGCTCCTCAGAAGTTGGATGCCCCCTTTTGTCGTGTACTGGTCTTGGCCATCTGGAAAATTAGCAGAACTTGTATCAGCCCTGAATGCTCTGCTAGACATGGATCCAAGGACCAAAGGTTTACTTAAGCCCACATATGTCGATAACGACAAAGAGGTGTACTTCACATACACCTTAGTGGATGAATCAACTTCTGTATTCGTTCCAATAGACATCACTGGTCAGCTTAAACTGAAAGTTTGGTCACAAGCCACAGAGTCTTGGCAGAACATATATGCCCAGCCTTCTGATTTCTGCACAACATATGCCGTCTGTGGACCTTTCACGTTCTGCAATG GTGATAAGAGACTACTTGAGTATGAACACATGCCAAATGGGTCTCTTGATGGCCATTTATTTCAGAGCAATGCTCCTGTCCTTAGTTGGAGCACCAGATATCAAATAGCCATAGGAGTTGCTAGAGGATTGCTCTATTTGCATAGGAGTTGCC GGTTCATAGGAAGGGATTACAGCCGAGTTCTAACTACATTCAGAGGCACTGCAGGCTATCTTGCCCCTGAGTGGCTTAGCGGTGTTGCTATTACACCAAAAGTTGATGTCTATAGCTTTGGTATGGTACTGCAAGAAATCATATCAGGAAGGAGGAACTCACCAGAAGTGCACAGTAGTAACGGTTATCATGGTACTTATTTCCCCGTGCAAGCCATCAGCAAGCTTCATGAGGGAGACCTGCAGACCTTGATGGACCCAAAGTTACAAGGTGATTTCAATTTGCATGAGGCTGAAAGGGTTTGCAGAGTTGCATGTTGGTGCATCCATGAGAATGAGTTTGATCGGCCGGAAATGGTTGAAGTGGTTCGAGCTCTTGAGGGTCTCCAGGAGTTTGATATACCCCAATGCCAAGACTACTTGCTGTAA